Proteins co-encoded in one Kribbella qitaiheensis genomic window:
- a CDS encoding DUF664 domain-containing protein gives MATPANGRCCPAGWTGNARRSREITATHDLDQLEASAPPGLELVSLRWIVSHLLEETARHLGHLDALRELADGTTGS, from the coding sequence CTGGCGACGCCGGCGAACGGACGATGCTGTCCGGCTGGCTGGACTGGCAACGCGCGACGGTCCCGCGAGATCACCGCCACCCACGACCTCGACCAACTCGAAGCCTCTGCCCCACCCGGCCTCGAACTGGTCTCCCTCCGCTGGATCGTCTCCCACCTACTCGAGGAAACTGCCCGTCACCTGGGCCACCTGGACGCCCTCCGAGAACTAGCAGACGGCACCACCGGCTCCTGA
- a CDS encoding FMN reductase has product MTERTIAVVSAGLTTPSSTRLLADQLTAAVRDNLNGRGTPYQVKVFELRELAQDLTNNLLTGFPSKELGKVQEFVLGADALIAVTPTFSASYSGLFKTFFDVLDDNALVSKPVLIGATGGTERHSLVLDYALRPLFAYLQAVVVPTGVYAASSDWGPHAVALRARVERAATELVDAISNSRPAVQIDPYANPVSFEDLLNG; this is encoded by the coding sequence ATGACGGAACGCACCATCGCCGTGGTGAGCGCCGGTCTGACGACCCCGTCGTCGACCCGGCTGCTCGCCGACCAGTTGACCGCCGCGGTCCGGGACAACCTGAACGGCCGCGGAACGCCTTACCAGGTAAAGGTTTTCGAGCTCCGCGAGCTTGCGCAAGACCTGACCAACAACCTGCTCACCGGGTTCCCGTCGAAGGAACTCGGCAAGGTGCAGGAGTTCGTCCTCGGGGCTGATGCGCTGATCGCGGTCACGCCGACCTTCAGCGCGTCGTACAGCGGGCTGTTCAAGACGTTCTTCGATGTGCTCGACGACAATGCGCTGGTCAGCAAGCCCGTCCTGATCGGCGCGACCGGCGGGACCGAGCGGCACTCACTCGTCCTCGACTACGCCCTGCGGCCGCTTTTCGCTTATTTACAAGCCGTTGTGGTCCCTACCGGCGTGTACGCGGCCTCGTCCGACTGGGGCCCGCACGCTGTGGCCCTTCGCGCTCGGGTGGAACGCGCGGCGACCGAGCTGGTCGATGCCATCAGCAACTCCCGCCCCGCCGTACAGATCGACCCGTACGCCAACCCCGTCTCCTTCGAGGACCTCCTCAACGGCTGA
- a CDS encoding LLM class flavin-dependent oxidoreductase yields MQFGVFTVGDVTTDPVSGRTLTEAERIQQMVTVALKAEEVGLDVFATGEHHNPPFVPSSPTTLLAFIAAKTSKILLSTSTTLITTNDPVKIAEDYAMLQHLADGRVDLMMGRGNTGPVYPWFGKDIRDGIALAVENYALLRRLWREDAVSWEGKFRTPLEGFTSTPRPLDDVPPFVWHGSIRSPEIAEQAAYYGDGFFHNNIFWPADHTARLVNYYRQRFEHYGHGAADQAIVGLGGQVFMRKNSQNARAEYRPYFDHSPIYGGGPSMEDTMEQTPLAVGSPQEIIERTLTFREKFGDYQRQLFIADHAGLPLKTVLEQMDILGEEVIPVLRKEFDSLRPAHVPEAPTHASLKAAAERAQTLETVSPAVVGVEETK; encoded by the coding sequence ATGCAGTTCGGTGTGTTCACCGTTGGCGACGTGACCACGGATCCGGTCAGTGGCCGGACCCTGACCGAGGCCGAACGGATCCAGCAGATGGTGACGGTCGCCCTGAAGGCGGAGGAGGTCGGCCTCGACGTGTTCGCGACCGGCGAGCACCACAACCCGCCGTTCGTGCCGTCGTCCCCGACGACCCTGCTCGCCTTCATCGCCGCCAAGACCTCGAAGATCCTGCTCTCCACCTCGACCACGCTGATCACCACCAACGACCCGGTGAAGATCGCCGAGGACTACGCGATGCTGCAGCACCTGGCCGACGGCCGGGTCGACCTGATGATGGGTCGCGGCAACACCGGCCCGGTGTACCCGTGGTTCGGCAAGGACATCCGGGACGGCATCGCACTCGCCGTCGAGAACTACGCCTTGCTGCGCCGGTTGTGGCGCGAGGACGCGGTCAGCTGGGAAGGCAAGTTCCGTACGCCGCTCGAAGGCTTCACCTCGACGCCGCGCCCGCTCGACGACGTACCGCCGTTCGTCTGGCACGGCTCGATCCGCAGCCCGGAGATCGCCGAGCAGGCGGCCTACTACGGCGACGGGTTCTTCCACAACAACATCTTCTGGCCGGCCGACCACACGGCCCGGCTGGTCAACTACTACCGCCAGCGCTTCGAGCACTACGGCCACGGGGCCGCGGATCAGGCGATCGTCGGACTCGGCGGCCAAGTCTTCATGCGGAAGAACTCGCAGAACGCGCGAGCGGAGTACAGGCCGTACTTCGACCACTCGCCGATCTACGGTGGCGGCCCGTCGATGGAAGACACGATGGAGCAGACGCCGCTGGCGGTCGGGAGTCCGCAGGAGATCATCGAGCGGACGTTGACCTTCCGGGAGAAGTTCGGCGACTACCAGCGTCAGTTGTTCATCGCGGACCACGCCGGCTTGCCGTTGAAGACGGTGCTGGAGCAGATGGACATCCTCGGCGAAGAGGTCATCCCGGTACTGCGTAAGGAATTCGACTCGTTGCGGCCGGCCCATGTTCCCGAGGCGCCGACCCATGCTTCCCTGAAGGCAGCCGCCGAGCGCGCCCAGACTCTGGAGACCGTCAGCCCGGCGGTCGTCGGCGTGGAGGAGACCAAGTAA